The DNA window CCTGTGCCGCATGACTCGGGTAGAATCGCGCCTTTTACCTGAAAGCACCGCATGAGTTTGGAACTGCAGATCACCGATCTGGTGGTGGGCGAGGGCAAGGAAGCCGTCAAAGGCGCGCTCATCACCACCCAGTATGTCGGCACGCTGGTGGATGGCACGGAATTCGATTCTTCCTACCGCCGAGGCAAACCTTTTCAATGTGTGATTGGCACGGGCCGTGTCATCAAGGGCTGGGATCAAGGGCTGATGGGTATGCGCGTAGGTGGCAAACGCAAGCTGTTCGTACCGGCTCACCTGGCCTATGGCGATCGTCAGGTTGGCGCACATATCCAGCCGAATTCGGACTTGATTTTCGAGATTGAATTGCTGGAGGTGTTGACACGGGATGAGTGAGCCATCGGCAGCGGCTTCAGCCGTCCTGCCACATCGAATCGACCTGTCGCACCTGTGGCGCTGTCCTGCGCCCCAGCTGCCGGGACAGGGTCGGGCGGGCTGTCCGCCATCCATCCTGCCCCCAGGTGTGGAGCCATGCGAGCCCAATCGGGGCTTCGGTAGAGCCGATGTAACCTGGGCACCATTTGGTGCCTAGGGTGCGACCAGGAGAACTGACTGATGACCGATCAGAAATCCAGCTGGGTCGAGCTGGCCAAATACCCGATTGCCGTGCTGTCGGTTTTTCTGGCCTTGGTCGGGGGGAAGTTCATCCTTGGCATTCCATTCGGTTCGGTATCTGAGATCAGCACCGATGGCGTGAAATTCACTCAGGACGCAAAAGGCGAGATTGCTGCCTTGAGCGCGCAGTTGAATGCGGCAACCAAATCCATCGAGGAAATCAAAAAACAGCTGCCCGCCCATACCATGTCGGCTGAATCCAAGTCGGAAATCTTCGAGGCCAGCCAGACCGTGTCCGATCAGACCGCACAAATTGCAACCATCAAGCCGGATGGAGGCGGCGGGAAGAGCGAACAGACTGGCTACATCTGGATCGGGGACTACAACAAAGCTGCGGCAAGCTGGCAACGCATGAAACTGGTCTCCCCGACCACCAATGCTCCCCTGGCGAATCCACCCACCACCATCGCACCGGGAACCGTATTTTCGGTGTCCGGCAATATGGTGCTGCGCGACGGCCTGCCTGCCAATGACATCCAGTATTACCAAGCTCGGCGTAGTCTGGGAGTCTTACCCGTGGGCACGCGCATCAAGGTCTTGTCCACGCCGGTTGGTGTGGATCGGGAGTTTGCCATCCAATACTGGGTTCAGGTGGCAATCCAGCCATAGCCTTGCTGCGCAAGGCAGATAGGGTCCGTCAACTTCGATAAAGTAGCGCATCCGCGCTTGAGTGGTGGTGATGAACGAGCACGCCGAGCCAAGGGGGGCTTGAGTTATCACCGCACGGTCATTTTGCAAGCAGGATGGAGGTTCAATAAACTAGCTGATAGTGTCATCAGCCACCTATCACAAAGACTCAATGGAAGGGAGCCGCACAACATGCCATCACACGTGGAGACGCTGATTGCGTTGGAGTGCTCTTTGCATGAACCGCAGATCCGCTGTAGCGCTGAGCGGCTGGGTGCGAGGTTGCACGAGCAATTTCGAGAGTTTGGTCGCTCGGGCGCGGTTTATAACCGCCTGTCGATTCTTGCACAAGTCGCCAATGCCGATGTGCAACCTACCATATGGGCTCAGGATTTTGCCTTGGAGACCTTATCCGATGATTTGGCGCTACTGACTTACCGCTCCGCTCACATCGATCAAAATGGTCAACTACATCGGCACACCAACCGCTCTTCACTGTGGCAATGGACTGACGACGGCTGGCAGATGCGATTTCATCAAGGCACACCAACTGAGGCGTTTGAAAAGAAGACCACTGAGATAGGTCCGCATTGTGTCAACGGCCTGACGTGATCTGTTCGAGCATACTTCCAAGCCTGCCAAGTGTTACGGCAATCAAACAAACCAAAGGGAAATTCTAAATTGGGGTATTGTCAGTCGTATTTTTTGATCACTGCAAAATGATATTGTCCGCAAGATAATTGTATGCCACCGCTATCCGTCGCAGATGGCGGGATTCCGGGTGGGTCAGCAGCCATAGCTCGGATTGGTAATCGGCCAGCGGTGCGGTGACTCGAATCACATCTGGGTATTTGTCGCCAAGAAAGATCGGCAGCAGCCCAATCCCCAGCCCTTCCCGGATCATTTCCAGCACCGATACGATACTGGACACCCGATATCGCGGTGTGACCTTTGGATAATGACGCTTGCGCCAGATGACCGAAGGGTGTTCCTGCAATGCGCCGTCTGTGCCTATCCAGCTCACTTGGCGGGTTTCCAGCTCCTGCAGGCTGATAGGGCCATAGGATCGGGGCACATACAGTGCACCATGGAGGATACCCAGCCGTTTGCCGACCAGATGTTGTGGTGGTCGTTGGGTGGCGCGAAGGGCAATATCCGCGTCGCGCTGCGCCAGGTTGGCCAGCTCGTTGCGGATATCCAGATCGAAATTGAGCAGCGGGTGGCTGGCCTGCAGTGAATGCAGGGCAGGGGCCAGCAAGCCGTGCAGAATCGAATCGGTGGTGGTGATGCTCACACTACCGGATACCTCCGCAGGCGCGGCTTGGATATTCGACCTGGCTGCCGCCAGGGCGGTCTCGATTTCTTCTGCGTGGCGAGCAAGCTGCAATGCCTGCTCCGTTGGCAGATAACCGGTTCTGGAACGTTGAAACAAGGTTTGCCCCAACCCGCGCTCCATTTTTTGTAGGGATCGGAACACAGTCGAGGCATCGATATCGAGCCGACTGCCAGCGTTGGCCAGCGTGCGGCCCCGCACCAATGCAAGCACGATTTCCAGATCTGAGGGGGAGAGGTTGTATTGCATTTTTGCAATGTCTGATTGCGAAATTGGCTATGTGAATTGCAATTCGGAAAAATTATAGTGACCAGATCGGGCAGCTGACAAGGTATTCCGGGGTCAGTCTGGCTTGTTTCCACTCATCACATCTGGAGTCACAACATCATGAAGCTCTACTATTCGCCAGCAGCTTGCTCTTTGGCTGTCCACATCTTGTTCCATGAACTGGGCGTGGCATTTGAGGCGGTACAGGTCGATCTGACGCGGCACACAATGCGGGATGGCGGGGATTTCTACGCGATTTCGCCACGCGGTTATGTCCCGGTGTTGGAGCTGGATGACGGAACACGTTACACCGAGGGTGTTGCCTTGTTGCAGTATGTTGCCGATCTGGACCCGCAGCAGGCGTTGATCGGCCCGATCGGTAGCCGACGCAGGCTGGAGGTGACCCAGTGGCTGGCATTTGTCAGCACTGAGCTGCACAAGTCGTTCTCACCGTGTTTGTGGGATAAGACAACGGCCAGCTCGACACAGGCCGCGGTCATGAAAAAGCTGGCCGCCCGGTTTGGTGAGCTGGATCAGCGACTGGCCACGCAGGATTATCTGGCGGAGGCGTTCAGTGTGGCCGATATCTATGCATTCACGATCTTGAATTGGACCGCGTTCCTCTCGATTCCGCTCGACAGCTACCCACACCTGCAGCGCTATCTACAGCGAGTGTCCCAGCGCCCTGCCGCGCTGGCGGCACTCAAGGCAGAGGGCTTGCTCAAATGACGGAACCGATCGTGTTGATTTCACATCCACTGTGCCCCTATGTGCAACGTGCTGCCATCGTGTTGGCGGAAAAGAACATACCTTTCGAACGGCGGGATGTCGATCTGGCAAACAAGCCCGCCTGGTTCCTTGCAGTCTCTCCGCTGGGTAAAACGCCGGTTTTGTTGGCCGAGGGAGAAGTCATCTTTGAATCTGCGGTGATCTGTGAGTACCTGGACGATATGTATCAACCGAAGCTGCACCCGGCGGCGCCGATTGCAAGAGCCAAGCATCGTGCCTGGATGGAGTTCGGATCTGCTGTATTGAACCTGATTGCCGGGTTCTACTCCGCACCAAATGAAGCCTTGTACATGGCCAAGGCACAGGAAATCCGCCACCGTTTCGAGCAACTGGAAGCCCATGTCGGTGATGGCGAGTGCTTTGATGGGGCATTTAGCATGGTGGATGCAGTGTTTGCACCGATCTTCCGCTACTTTGATGTACTGGATGAGGTGGCCGGGGTCGAATTCTGGGCTGGTTTACCCAGATTGCAGCGTTGGCGCCAAGCGTTGAACCAGCGGACATCTGTCCAGCAGGCGGTGAGCCCAGACTATCAGCACCATTTGCGCGCCTTTTTGCTGGCGCGAGACAGCGAATTAGGCCGACGGATGCATTCCAATAGGCGGGCCGTCGGTCAAGTGAATGAGTGATCTGAAGTCGTGCTTCCCCTTACCGGTGGGGCCTGTTGTGTTGATAGATGGCCCCGCTTGCAGATCCAGCACCGGATAGGCTGGCGCCGATGGTCAAGTCATTACTTCACCGCATAAAGCGTCAGTTATCATGTGATCTCCGTGTCAGGTATGGGGGGGGCATGACGGATGATCATGTGAGCCAGCAAGGCTTGGGTTTCAGCTATCACGCCAGGAAAAATGGCGAGGTTGAGGTGCGGCGTCAGGGTAAGGTGGTGTCCCTGCTTCGCGGGCGTGATGCAGCGGCGTTTCTGGCCAAGGTGGAAGCGGGTGATGAGGCTGCTGCACAGCAACTGCTGGCGCGCATCACCGGCAACTACCGACGTGGCAATGAGCGTCTGGCCAGTCATCATGCCAGAAACCGGCCTTGAAGTAGCCGATGTATATTTTGTTCATCATGGCCAGCGCGGTCTTTGTAGAAAGCGGCCTGGGGCGGCATTGCCCGTGACGGCCAGGTGAGGGTGATTGTCGAAATCAGGCGATCAAAGGCTGGCGTTGGCCAATAAAAAACGGCACGTTGTCAGACGTGCCGTTTTGACTTGCAGCCTGCTGTTTACATGCGTGCGATCATGGCGTCGCCGAATGCCGAGCAGCTGACTTCCTGTGCGCCGTCCATCAGGCGGGCGAAGTCGTAGGTGACAACCTTATCGGAAATGGCAGCTTCCATCGACTTGATCACCAGATCAGCGGCTTCACGCCAGCCCAGGTGACGCAGCATCATTTCTGCAGACAGGATCAGTGAGCCAGGATTGACCTTGTCCTGACCTGCGTACTTCGGTGCCGTGCCGTGAGTGGCTTCGAAGCAGGCATATTGGTCGGA is part of the Chitinivorax tropicus genome and encodes:
- the gstA gene encoding glutathione transferase GstA, whose amino-acid sequence is MKLYYSPAACSLAVHILFHELGVAFEAVQVDLTRHTMRDGGDFYAISPRGYVPVLELDDGTRYTEGVALLQYVADLDPQQALIGPIGSRRRLEVTQWLAFVSTELHKSFSPCLWDKTTASSTQAAVMKKLAARFGELDQRLATQDYLAEAFSVADIYAFTILNWTAFLSIPLDSYPHLQRYLQRVSQRPAALAALKAEGLLK
- a CDS encoding glutathione S-transferase family protein, producing the protein MTEPIVLISHPLCPYVQRAAIVLAEKNIPFERRDVDLANKPAWFLAVSPLGKTPVLLAEGEVIFESAVICEYLDDMYQPKLHPAAPIARAKHRAWMEFGSAVLNLIAGFYSAPNEALYMAKAQEIRHRFEQLEAHVGDGECFDGAFSMVDAVFAPIFRYFDVLDEVAGVEFWAGLPRLQRWRQALNQRTSVQQAVSPDYQHHLRAFLLARDSELGRRMHSNRRAVGQVNE
- a CDS encoding LysR family transcriptional regulator, coding for MQYNLSPSDLEIVLALVRGRTLANAGSRLDIDASTVFRSLQKMERGLGQTLFQRSRTGYLPTEQALQLARHAEEIETALAAARSNIQAAPAEVSGSVSITTTDSILHGLLAPALHSLQASHPLLNFDLDIRNELANLAQRDADIALRATQRPPQHLVGKRLGILHGALYVPRSYGPISLQELETRQVSWIGTDGALQEHPSVIWRKRHYPKVTPRYRVSSIVSVLEMIREGLGIGLLPIFLGDKYPDVIRVTAPLADYQSELWLLTHPESRHLRRIAVAYNYLADNIILQ
- a CDS encoding DUF4440 domain-containing protein, whose protein sequence is MPSHVETLIALECSLHEPQIRCSAERLGARLHEQFREFGRSGAVYNRLSILAQVANADVQPTIWAQDFALETLSDDLALLTYRSAHIDQNGQLHRHTNRSSLWQWTDDGWQMRFHQGTPTEAFEKKTTEIGPHCVNGLT
- a CDS encoding FKBP-type peptidyl-prolyl cis-trans isomerase; amino-acid sequence: MSLELQITDLVVGEGKEAVKGALITTQYVGTLVDGTEFDSSYRRGKPFQCVIGTGRVIKGWDQGLMGMRVGGKRKLFVPAHLAYGDRQVGAHIQPNSDLIFEIELLEVLTRDE